The sequence aaaaatcttacaaaatacaaaaatgcgcataaaaatttactttgcaTTTGTATGTTTcagtgtttaattttgtttattaacttttaacatttattgtaatttaaattatttattttactgtatataattaaactattattagaTGATTTTTAGACGAAGTACACAATTGTTGTGTTattttagtgtaaaaaaataatgtaaaacatcgaacctttattttgaaaagaaaGACTTTATTTTGATCAACATAAACAggatttcttatttttaaaacaataagtaataattttgtattgctATTTAAGTATTCGCATACATTCATGTGAATTTGGCTACAATTAAATCTGTACTTAATTTTACgccttaaatttaaaagttttttaattgacttgaatcgatattttaaagaaagatggctgatcaatatttttaaatattatgttccTTTTGTCATCATTCAGTTCAAATTAGTACAGTATATTTTATGATGATTTCGTGATATTGCAGGATTATGTTTCCTTCAAAAGATAGTAATATGATGGATTATATGGCCGAAATTAATCGTTTATTTccgaaaacaaatgaaaatggtaagatcttttttcaaattatttactaaaagttgttaaataagataaatcgcttttttttaattgggactttaaaaaagaatgataaatctaattattgttgtaattgttttttcaaaaaagtttttatttcactaaaaATGACGTTAGTAAACAAAGGcgactttataattaaaacttgtatagtgttttagtaaaataaataaaaaaattaaccattaTGCAActcatttaaatactttaaagtcATAAGTATctaatttttgatatttaaatgcaTTTGGATCtagaattaaacaaatttaaatgttctaGTTTGTACTCCATAATactctttattttttctccttaaatatgtaacatcTAGCGTAGTTTACTTGTTTAAAAGGCAATGGTTGTGACAAATATGTagattagtaaatattaaaatattgatatttattttccagATCTGCAACCAACAAATATATTCAACAGTACTTCTTCACAATCTCCAATTCATTCAACATTCGCCAACCGATCTTCAAGTTCTGCAGATTCCACATCACCAGAATCTTATCCTGACTTTTTCACATCATTTCAACGAACATCTGACCTTTATAGTCTCAGATCAGAAACTCCCGAACATAGTTTACATCCTTTAAGTATCCGGCCTCAACGGCCAATTGTAGGTAGAAAGATCTTAGGTAATACAGAATATTCTAGACCTTTACctaacaaaaacattgataatGAATTTCTAATATCTAATTCCTGGATTGATGATTTTAGTCTTCCTAAATCTACAATATTTGACAAAAGCAACCAAATGCGTAATTATGAGTTGTTTCCTACAGATAAATCTCCGACAACATCTTTCATTGCCCCAACGCCAAATTTGTCACCTGTAACTTCAATTTCACCAGTCAAATCTAACTTTTCAACGGCTACCTTTTCGCCAGGCAAATCTAATCTCACAACAGCTACCTTTGCGCCAATTGATTCCAACCTTTCGTATGCTAATTTTTCACCGATGAGATCTAATATTTCAGCCAGTTCAAACTTTTCATTGTCATCTAGTATGATGGATTCTAAAACATCTTCACCTATGTTAATACCTAATTATACCCCAAGCTATACAATACCACAAATGTCAGATTTCACACCACCTGGATATTCTGGGGCTGGTACTTCGAAGATTGATGAAATTGCCGCACAGAAAATGTGTAAATTCTGCCGAAGAAATGGGGAGACTCCATTAGTTTATATGACACATTGTGTTAAAGAAAGAATcggaaaaaaacatatagtgACATGTCCTATTTTGAGGTCACATGTTTGCTCTGCTTGTGGAGCGACTGGGGACTATGCACATACTATGtaagtttactttttaaatatttatttttgtaagaataTGCACTTTGGCCATTCCTGACCATAGAGACCATAGATCTACAATTTTGTGGACATCCTTAGACTATGCAGTAGTGTTGCCAGGTTTTAGAGTTACTAAGAACCTATTAGGAAAAATGGATACTGTTTAGATTCAGaatataaattctttattttaaataagttactaaaattatttaatttgtaatattgcttactttaaaaattgttagatGTTTGTAGTTGttggaataattaaaatggaacaattattaataaaagaaagtcgtgttagttacactatttataactcaagatcagtcgaactgatttagctgaaaattgatggggagatagcttagaactaggagacgaacataggaacttttttatcttgtgtacattttttttattccgcgcggacgaagtcgcgggtaaaagctagttttatatatttttacacatatttcaaaaagtaaacaatagacaaattaaattagaaaaaacagtgttcgatttttttttagtttgaatatgtattttttgaatattaagCCTCTTTGCTAATCCTTGAGGGTAGTGttcatattgttttaaaaaagtaaaatgtgtttttatttttccagtaCATATTGTCCGTTAGTACGAAGCAGTAACAACGGCAAACGTCTGGAATCAACAACTATTACATTGAAGAATACCAGAATTAAGAGCAACGGAAAGAGACGTTATTAAGATAAGTAACTAATTTGTATTAAGGTTTTTCTACATTttcacaataagtgtgaaagaAATGACATTATGTTCTTTGATTAggcattttattacaaagcaTGGTTCagaataagtaatttttatgttttttttttacttttttaatgttaaagtacaaataagttaataatgaGAAccgttagtttttttatttattaaggcattggatattaGTGTCCTTTAGCTTAAGAGAACCACTAGTTTTTAGTGTTGCCATAATTACGAATGTTTACTAAATggtagaaattattaatgtttctaaatatatatgtcCACTAAAAGACtgttttaaaaaggttttataaattttaaacaatattaaaagatgAAAATTTTTCATAGTAGTAAGttgtctttttaaataatgtgatAAATAATGACTAAATGGATTAGAAATAAGAACATTATATAACatactataacaaaaaaagtttaagtttgtattaaatatttaaaatgcagGGGTTGacaacatttttgaaatttacaagacaattttattcatatttaaatgatttttcaaGACAAATATGCATTAGAATTTTTGTTTCTAGTGATCTTTTATAACTCAGTTTGACTTATACCTACCAGGTCAGATTTCCTTCTAGGTCTTTATGCATGTACTATGTCATAGGTTgtcaatctttgatttttttattttttttaatgtgtgactttttaataatttaattagatctcaattttaatatgaaaacgGGTCTTTTAATagccattttatttaattttaattaaatagattttataattattaataggtactaagtataaaaaaaactgtaagttgattttttgtttgtatttttttttagtttgattaattttttttaaatacatattgtagAAAATCATGACactaatatacaaataattttgacgaAAACTGACATATTGATATCAataattaccatttttttaaattttttgtttaaaaatattttttatttacaattttattaaaaaacgtaTGGGCGTAATATTgacaaaaacttaaatatcttttatcaataaacacattttttactctttttaatgtttttgtttaaaacacaatgagaatagaattaaaaaaaaaaacttaagaataattttgaccaaaagtatttaaatcaaagcttggtttttttgtttgtacatttttgtttgactttttttaatgaccATAACAATAGGAGTTTCAGAGAAATCTCGACGAAAACGATGACATATTCAGATCAATAatcccattttttttgtatacattacttttttctttggtatttttttttttttgaatttttatgaaactagagttataaaaatagtatacacTTACTTTGACGAAACTATGACACATATCAATGatcacgtttttttaaatattttttaagatttttttttataaaattatggaTAATTATGAATGCTGATATTCTAACGAAGTTAACTGatttgcatttgtaatattaatttttagtttaaaaaaaaaactattag comes from Papilio machaon chromosome 27, ilPapMach1.1, whole genome shotgun sequence and encodes:
- the LOC106711056 gene encoding uncharacterized protein LOC106711056, whose amino-acid sequence is MFPSKDSNMMDYMAEINRLFPKTNENDLQPTNIFNSTSSQSPIHSTFANRSSSSADSTSPESYPDFFTSFQRTSDLYSLRSETPEHSLHPLSIRPQRPIVGRKILGNTEYSRPLPNKNIDNEFLISNSWIDDFSLPKSTIFDKSNQMRNYELFPTDKSPTTSFIAPTPNLSPVTSISPVKSNFSTATFSPGKSNLTTATFAPIDSNLSYANFSPMRSNISASSNFSLSSSMMDSKTSSPMLIPNYTPSYTIPQMSDFTPPGYSGAGTSKIDEIAAQKMCKFCRRNGETPLVYMTHCVKERIGKKHIVTCPILRSHVCSACGATGDYAHTITYCPLVRSSNNGKRLESTTITLKNTRIKSNGKRRY